tgttaAATTTGACTTCCgcttgaagcttttattacactcagtacaactGAAAGGCTtaattcctgtgtgaattctctggtgtgttttgaggttttccttccgactgaagcttttattacactcagtgcagtgaaagggtttcagtcctgtgtggattctctggtgttttgtgaggtgtgACTTCACATTGAATCTTTTACTACACTCAGAACAGTTAaagggtttcactcctgtgtggacaCGCTGGTGTCGTATGAGGCTTgacttctgcctgaagcttttattacactcagtgcagtgaaagggtttcagtcctgtgtggattctctggtgttttgtgaggtgtgACTTCACATTgaatcttttattacactcagaacagttaaagggtttcactcctgtgtggacaCGCTGGTGTCGTATGAGGCTTaacttctgcctgaagcttttattacactcagtgcagtgaaagggtttcagtcCTGTGTGGCTTCTCTGGTGTCTTGTGAGTTGTACCTTCTGACAGAAGctcttattacactcagtgcagtgaaagggtttcattcctgtgtggacacTCTGGTGTCGTATGAAGGTTGACTTGTGACTGAAGCATTTATTACACTccgtgcagtgaaagggtttcattcctgtgtggattctctggtggaatATGAGGCTTGACttgtgactgaagcttttattacactcagtgcagtgaaagggtttcagtcctgtgtggattctctggtgtgttttGAGGTTTTCATTCTGacggaagcttttattacactcagtgcagtgaaagggtttcattcctgtgtggactctctggtgttttgtgagggttgacttctgactgaagcttttattacactcagtgcagtgaaagggtttcattcctgtgtgggttCTCTGGTGTATTATGAGGGCTGCCTTCCACTTGAatgttttattacactcagtgcagtgaaacggtttcagtcctgtgtggattctctggtgtgttttgaggttttccttccgactgaagcttttattacactcagtgcagtgaaagggtttcattcctgtgtggattctctggtggaatATGAGGCTTGACttgtgactgaagcttttattacactcagtgcagtgaaagggtttcagtcctgtgtggattctctggtgtgttttgaggttttccttctgactgaagcttttattacactccgtgcagtgaaagggtttcattcctgtgtggattctctggtggaatATGAGGCTTGACTTgtaactgaagcttttattacactcagtgcagtgaaagggtttcagtcctgtgtggattctctggtgtattttgAGGTTttccttccgactgaagcttttattacactccgtgcagtgaaagggtttcattcctgtgtggattctctggtggaatATGAGGCTTGACttgtgactgaagcttttattacactcagtacagttaaatggtttcactcctgtgtggcttCTGTGGTGTTTTCTGAGGtatgccttctgactgaagcttttattacactcagtacagttaaatggtttcactcctgtgttgaTTCTcttgtgcattgtgaggtttgttTTCCAACAAGTGCTTGAACCACTATCAGCACAAGTATACAATCTCTTGTTTTTCTGGTCTTTCAAGAAGTTTGCCTTCCTGCAAAAGACTTTTTCAGGTGTACTAGAAGTGATCGATTTCTCACCATTTTGCACTTTATTATAATCTGTGAAAGCATCTTCATGACTGAAACTTTTCATACATTCAGTACTGGAAACTAGTGTCTCTCCTATGTAGAATTTTGCATTTCTGATTAAGTTTTCTTCTTGATTGAAGCTTTTGTCACAACCAGGATATGAAGCTAGTCTCTCATTAGTGTTCTTTTTCTGgtattttgtaatattttctcTATTGGGAAagcttttcccatattctgtACTTGTATACACTCTAGTTTTATGAATAATTTCATGTTGCACTTGCTCTTTCTTCCTACTAAAACCTTTTCCACACTCAGAAGATGTAGAATATGTTTCTTTTATGCACGTTTTCTGTTGTCCTTGTGGTTCTCTCTTTTGACAGACGTTTTTCCCATAGTTCGTACATGTAGATGGTGTCTCTTCATTATCGGATCTAGGATGCGATTTCAGAATGAAATGATCGCTGAGGAATATCTCACATACATCACATAAACATCTTTGATCTCTCATCTGTATGATATTACTGGTACTGTGTTCACACGGAGCTGAGC
This genomic window from Microcaecilia unicolor unplaced genomic scaffold, aMicUni1.1, whole genome shotgun sequence contains:
- the LOC115459580 gene encoding LOW QUALITY PROTEIN: zinc finger protein 271-like (The sequence of the model RefSeq protein was modified relative to this genomic sequence to represent the inferred CDS: inserted 1 base in 1 codon) yields the protein MKENYEILMSLEKDDPRSSNTKTHDWKLSEKPEREKMLSEREKEETPSCSDWGKKGKNVNKQKHSPEGSAPCEHSTSNIIQMRDQRCLCDVCEIFLSDHFILKSHPRSDNEETPSTCTNYGKNVCQKREPQGQQKTCIKETYSTSSECGKGFSRKKEQVQHEIIHKTRVYTSTEYGKSFPNRENITKYQKKNTNERLASYPGCDKSFNQEENLIRNAKFYIGETLVSSTECMKSFSHEDAFTDYNKVQNGEKSITSSTPEKVFCRKANFLKDQKNKRLYTCADSGSSTCWKTNLTMHKRINTGVKPFNCTECNKSFSQKAYLRKHHRSHTGVKPFNCTECNKSFSHKSSLIFHQRIHTGMKPFHCTECNKSFSRKENLKIHQRIHTGLKPFHCTECNKSFSYKSSLIFHQRIHTGMKPFHCTECNKSFSQKENLKTHQRIHTGLKPFHCTECNKSFSHKSSLIFHQRIHTGMKPFHCTECNKSFSRKENLKTHQRIHTGLKPFHCTECNKTFKWKAALIIHQRTHTGMKPFHCTECNKSFSQKSTLTKHQRVHTGMKPFHCTECNKSFRQNENLKTHQRIHTGLKPFHCTECNKSFSHKSSLIFHQRIHTGMKPFHCTECNKCFSHKSTFIRHQSVHTGMKPFHCTECNKSFCQKSHLTKHQRIHTGLKPFHCTECNKSFRQKSSLIRHQRVHTGVKPFNCSECSKRFNVKSHLTKHQRIHTGLKPFHCTECNKSFSRKENLKTHQRIHTGIKPFSCTECNKSFKRKSNLTMHQRIHLGVKPFICADCGKSFTVKGNLNIHQRIHTGLKPFHCTACNKNFSQKAYLTIHQRIHTGMKPFHCTECNKSFSHKSSLIFHQRIHTGMKPFHCTKCNKCFSQKSNLIRHQSVHTGMKPFNCSECNKRFSEKSTLTNHQRVHTEXKPFNCSECNESFSQKGNL